In the Paenibacillus sp. FSL H7-0357 genome, one interval contains:
- the glgP gene encoding alpha-glucan family phosphorylase codes for MNENQLPSVAYFSMEYGLHSDFKMYAGGLGILAGDYIKGAKDINAPIIPIGLKWKQGYTDQKIDAHGNPYDSYHNYVYDFLEDTGVKVTVKVRKIDVVCKVWKTEQFGNNPLYLLDTDIPENSDAWITGQLYGWFGEERIAQEIVLGIGGVKAMRALQIPIDVYHFNEGHAALAAIELIREKMSGGSTFEEAWKATREEVVFTTHTPIKEGNETHPLDRLEYMGAFNGLTRDQMERIGGDPFNMTVAGLRLSRISNAVAQLHADTANKMWKEVAGRSEIIGITNAIHTPTWVDERITRTFEENGDLWATHKEIKNELVGFIEERSGIALNADNLLIGFSRRAAPYKRSDLIFSQPEVIEPYLRDGKIQIVFSGKAHPLDDNGKKIVSNLVAMMKKYPKSVVFLENYDMTIGAQLTRGSDIWLNNPRRPLEASGTSGMKAAMNGVLNCSILDGWWPEACIDGENGWQIGDGFETTDFEVLDKHDSDALYDTLLNRVLPTFYDNREKWVQMMRKSIETTRVEFASKRMLDEYYSRMYIKG; via the coding sequence GTGAACGAGAACCAATTACCGTCAGTTGCTTATTTCAGCATGGAGTATGGCCTGCATTCCGATTTCAAAATGTACGCCGGAGGCCTGGGCATCCTGGCCGGAGATTACATCAAGGGCGCGAAGGATATCAACGCTCCTATCATTCCAATCGGGCTGAAGTGGAAGCAAGGGTACACGGATCAAAAGATTGATGCCCACGGCAATCCGTATGACTCCTATCACAACTATGTTTATGATTTCCTTGAAGATACAGGGGTTAAAGTAACGGTTAAAGTTAGAAAAATCGATGTTGTCTGTAAAGTGTGGAAGACTGAGCAGTTTGGCAACAACCCGCTGTACCTGCTGGACACGGATATTCCCGAGAACAGCGATGCCTGGATTACAGGCCAACTGTACGGCTGGTTCGGCGAAGAACGGATCGCTCAGGAAATCGTTCTTGGGATTGGCGGCGTTAAAGCAATGCGTGCACTGCAAATTCCGATTGATGTCTATCACTTCAATGAAGGACATGCGGCACTGGCCGCCATCGAGCTGATCCGTGAAAAAATGTCCGGCGGCAGTACCTTTGAGGAAGCCTGGAAAGCTACCCGGGAAGAAGTTGTATTCACTACCCATACACCCATCAAGGAAGGCAATGAAACGCATCCGCTCGACCGCCTCGAGTATATGGGCGCATTCAATGGCTTAACCCGCGATCAAATGGAACGTATCGGTGGAGATCCTTTCAATATGACCGTAGCCGGTCTGCGGTTGTCGCGCATTTCCAATGCAGTGGCCCAGCTTCACGCTGATACTGCGAACAAAATGTGGAAGGAAGTTGCCGGCAGATCGGAGATCATCGGCATTACTAATGCCATTCATACCCCTACCTGGGTGGACGAACGGATTACCCGCACCTTTGAGGAGAACGGGGATCTTTGGGCCACGCATAAAGAAATTAAAAATGAGCTGGTCGGGTTCATCGAGGAACGCTCCGGCATCGCCCTGAATGCGGACAATCTGCTTATCGGCTTCTCCCGCCGCGCCGCTCCTTACAAACGCAGCGACCTGATTTTCTCCCAGCCGGAAGTCATTGAGCCTTACCTGAGGGACGGAAAAATCCAAATCGTCTTCTCCGGCAAAGCCCATCCGTTGGATGACAACGGCAAAAAAATCGTCAGCAATCTCGTGGCGATGATGAAAAAATATCCGAAAAGTGTCGTTTTCCTGGAAAACTACGATATGACCATTGGGGCACAGCTGACCCGCGGCTCCGACATCTGGCTCAACAATCCGCGCAGACCGCTGGAAGCCAGCGGCACCTCCGGAATGAAAGCGGCTATGAACGGCGTCCTCAACTGCTCGATTCTGGATGGCTGGTGGCCGGAAGCCTGCATTGACGGCGAGAATGGCTGGCAGATTGGCGACGGCTTCGAGACCACCGATTTCGAAGTGCTCGACAAGCATGACAGCGACGCGCTTTACGACACCCTCTTGAACCGCGTGCTCCCTACCTTCTATGACAACCGGGAGAAATGGGTACAAATGATGCGCAAGAGTATCGAGACCACTCGTGTTGAATTCGCGAGCAAACGTATGCTGGATGAATATTACAGCAGAATGTATATCAAAGGCTAA
- the rbsK gene encoding ribokinase translates to MVIGSLNMDMVVRTCRAPEAGETLFGQGFALSPGGKGANQAVAAARLGAEVAMIGSVGRDAFGSELLEIMRQEHIDVRHIAQSNSQATGVASIVVDGEGENRIIVVPGANIELGPADIEALEHVISGAEMIVMQLETDLPMCEQAASIAQRHGIPVILNPAPARELSQEMLRNVTYLTPNETEAGILSGIEVNNTETAEQAALILLGKGVRNVIVTLGSKGALIVTESGNAQHIAGFPVQAVDTVAAGDSFNGALAYQLTRGVALEEAVRFANAVGALAVGKEGAIPSLPKLPEVEQFLKETAER, encoded by the coding sequence GTGGTGATCGGAAGTTTGAATATGGATATGGTGGTACGCACCTGCCGGGCCCCTGAAGCCGGGGAGACTTTGTTTGGACAAGGCTTCGCCTTGTCACCGGGAGGAAAAGGCGCCAATCAGGCAGTAGCCGCAGCGCGTCTTGGTGCCGAGGTAGCCATGATCGGAAGTGTCGGCCGGGATGCTTTTGGCAGTGAGCTGCTGGAGATTATGCGGCAGGAGCATATTGATGTCCGGCATATTGCCCAGAGTAACTCGCAGGCTACCGGCGTCGCGTCAATTGTGGTCGATGGAGAAGGGGAGAACCGGATTATTGTTGTGCCGGGAGCGAATATTGAACTTGGTCCAGCGGATATTGAGGCGCTTGAGCACGTAATCAGCGGAGCTGAAATGATCGTGATGCAGCTGGAGACGGATCTTCCGATGTGTGAACAGGCGGCTTCCATTGCGCAGCGCCACGGCATTCCGGTCATTCTGAATCCGGCTCCGGCCAGAGAGCTTAGCCAGGAAATGTTGAGAAATGTGACATATCTGACCCCGAACGAAACCGAAGCGGGAATCCTGTCCGGCATTGAAGTAAACAATACGGAGACGGCTGAGCAGGCGGCGCTTATTTTGCTGGGGAAAGGGGTACGGAACGTCATTGTCACTCTGGGTTCCAAGGGGGCGCTGATCGTGACTGAATCCGGCAACGCGCAGCATATTGCCGGATTCCCGGTACAGGCGGTCGATACGGTTGCGGCAGGCGATTCCTTTAACGGGGCGCTGGCTTACCAACTGACCCGCGGTGTGGCCTTGGAAGAAGCGGTGAGGTTCGCCAATGCAGTTGGTGCGCTGGCTGTAGGCAAAGAAGGGGCAATTCCGTCGCTGCCGAAGCTGCCGGAGGTCGAGCAGTTCCTGAAAGAAACAGCTGAACGGTAA
- the aroD gene encoding type I 3-dehydroquinate dehydratase, translated as MSGTVTVKNVTLGEGMPKICVSLIGATLTELKEEAEALKALAPDVLEWRSDFFAGVDNIEAVTEVLEMIQAILPDLPLIFTFRSAREGGERQIATEDYIRLNKAAAASGLVDIIDVELFNEEADVQALIAAAHNCGVFVIVSNHDFQGTPSEEEIVSRLRKAQELGGDLPKIAVMPCSAADVLTLLAATNRMQELYADRPIITMSMAGEGVISRLAGEIFGSALTFGAAHKPSAPGQVAVAELRQVLELLHRSL; from the coding sequence ATGAGTGGCACTGTAACGGTTAAGAATGTGACTCTGGGCGAGGGAATGCCCAAGATTTGCGTATCGCTGATCGGAGCAACATTGACCGAACTGAAGGAAGAAGCGGAGGCACTGAAAGCTCTGGCACCGGATGTGCTGGAGTGGCGGAGCGATTTTTTTGCCGGAGTGGACAATATTGAGGCAGTTACGGAAGTACTGGAAATGATCCAGGCTATTCTTCCGGACCTTCCGCTGATCTTCACGTTCCGCAGCGCCAGAGAAGGCGGGGAGCGGCAGATTGCCACGGAGGATTATATCCGGCTGAATAAGGCTGCAGCCGCGAGTGGACTCGTCGATATCATTGATGTGGAGCTGTTCAATGAGGAAGCTGATGTACAGGCGCTTATCGCTGCCGCGCATAACTGCGGGGTGTTTGTGATTGTGTCGAACCATGATTTCCAGGGAACACCTTCTGAGGAGGAGATTGTGTCCCGGCTGCGCAAGGCTCAGGAGCTGGGCGGAGACCTGCCGAAGATCGCCGTTATGCCATGCAGCGCGGCAGATGTGCTGACACTGCTGGCTGCGACAAACCGGATGCAGGAGTTGTATGCGGACCGTCCGATCATTACGATGTCCATGGCCGGAGAGGGCGTAATCAGCCGCCTAGCCGGGGAAATCTTCGGCTCTGCGCTTACCTTCGGCGCGGCCCATAAGCCATCTGCCCCTGGACAGGTTGCGGTTGCCGAGCTGCGGCAGGTGCTGGAGCTGCTGCACCGCAGCCTGTAG
- a CDS encoding response regulator transcription factor, whose amino-acid sequence MTESILVVEDEEKIARLLQIELECEGYRVFIAGSGHQALEIYQAQQPDLLLLDVMLPGFSGIELLRRIRVNDALTPVLMLTAKSSVEDKVSGLDLGANDYITKPFQIEELLARVRAALRLASTRNIEETGSWLKADDLELNETTREVVRAGRTIDLTPREFDLLVFLLKNKRQVLNREQIMTAVWGYDYYGDTNVVDVYIRYVRKKLTQGDQSELIHTVRGIGYVLKDSP is encoded by the coding sequence ATGACGGAATCCATCCTGGTCGTGGAGGATGAAGAAAAAATCGCCCGGCTGCTGCAGATTGAGCTGGAATGCGAGGGCTATCGCGTATTTATTGCGGGCAGCGGCCATCAGGCGCTTGAAATCTATCAGGCACAGCAGCCGGACCTCCTTCTGCTTGATGTGATGCTTCCCGGGTTCAGCGGAATTGAGCTGCTGCGCCGTATCCGGGTCAATGATGCGCTTACCCCTGTACTGATGCTGACTGCCAAAAGCTCGGTGGAAGACAAAGTGTCCGGGCTTGACCTTGGGGCAAATGACTATATCACCAAGCCCTTTCAAATTGAGGAGCTTCTGGCGCGTGTCCGCGCTGCGCTGCGGCTTGCGTCTACCCGAAACATTGAGGAGACAGGCAGCTGGCTTAAAGCGGATGATCTTGAGCTGAACGAAACCACGCGTGAAGTTGTTCGGGCTGGCAGAACGATTGACCTCACCCCGAGGGAGTTCGATCTGCTGGTGTTCTTGCTGAAGAACAAGCGCCAGGTGCTGAATAGAGAGCAGATTATGACCGCGGTTTGGGGGTACGATTATTACGGTGATACCAATGTCGTAGATGTGTATATCCGTTATGTCCGTAAAAAACTTACCCAAGGGGATCAGAGCGAGCTTATTCATACCGTCCGGGGCATCGGGTATGTCCTGAAGGACTCCCCATGA
- a CDS encoding sensor histidine kinase: protein MKLRSKIYLYSSVLFAVLLVIMNLVIYFMFSRLSTDNQLDQAAAETAKIAADMRRVGTGVAAPELLRAYVPIEGMLRLLAPDGSGPAPVTSASEQEISRLKPVYYKDKLSEIIKVDGRSYAFVTTPVIWIDGIVMNVQMTKSLESTMNTLRVLRVVLAGATAFALLPLLLSSRVLSGLIMRPIVQMTATMREIKNSGKFSRLTLEDTSRDELVEMGRTFNDMIALLESNYLKQEKFVSDASHELRTPLTVIESYASLLKRRGLTHPELFNESVEAIHSEAIRMKELTEQLLLLAKHHEQWDLSMKVVDLKELANASAKVFRNAYGREVTVNAQGEVKGYSDEAKLRQLLFIFLDNARKYSDEAITITLGASGQESHIIITDRGIGIPSGELPRVFDRFYRVDEARGHQGGGAGLGLSLAAEIAEAIGAKLSMESVEGAGTSVMIRIAAESRGRQ, encoded by the coding sequence ATGAAGCTGCGGAGCAAAATTTATCTTTATTCCAGCGTGCTGTTTGCTGTACTCCTTGTCATTATGAACCTCGTCATTTACTTTATGTTCAGCCGGTTGTCGACAGATAATCAGCTGGATCAGGCCGCTGCAGAGACTGCCAAAATCGCTGCCGATATGCGAAGAGTTGGAACCGGTGTGGCTGCCCCGGAGCTGCTTCGGGCGTACGTGCCGATTGAGGGAATGCTCCGGCTGCTGGCTCCGGACGGGAGCGGACCGGCGCCCGTGACTTCGGCGTCGGAACAGGAGATCAGCCGGCTGAAGCCGGTATATTATAAAGACAAGCTTAGTGAAATTATCAAGGTGGATGGCCGTTCCTATGCTTTTGTGACGACTCCGGTCATCTGGATAGACGGGATCGTGATGAATGTCCAAATGACCAAAAGCCTGGAGAGTACGATGAATACGCTCCGCGTGCTGCGGGTTGTGCTGGCGGGGGCAACCGCCTTTGCACTGCTTCCGCTGCTGCTCTCCAGCCGTGTGCTGTCCGGGCTGATTATGCGTCCCATTGTGCAAATGACAGCTACGATGCGGGAGATCAAGAACAGCGGGAAATTCAGCAGACTAACGCTGGAAGATACATCCAGAGATGAGCTGGTTGAAATGGGGCGCACGTTCAACGATATGATCGCTTTGCTGGAGAGTAATTATTTGAAGCAGGAGAAATTCGTGTCCGACGCCTCGCATGAGCTGCGTACACCGCTGACGGTGATTGAAAGCTACGCCAGCCTGCTCAAAAGGCGGGGACTCACCCATCCTGAATTGTTCAATGAATCCGTTGAAGCCATCCATTCCGAGGCGATTCGGATGAAGGAGCTGACCGAGCAGCTGCTGCTGCTGGCGAAGCACCACGAACAATGGGATCTGTCCATGAAGGTTGTTGATCTGAAAGAGCTGGCCAACGCATCGGCTAAAGTCTTCCGCAATGCATATGGCAGAGAAGTCACCGTCAATGCACAGGGGGAGGTTAAAGGGTACAGCGATGAAGCGAAGCTGCGACAGCTGCTGTTCATATTTTTGGACAATGCCCGCAAATACAGCGATGAAGCCATAACCATCACACTTGGAGCCTCCGGGCAGGAGAGCCACATTATCATTACTGACCGGGGCATCGGGATTCCGAGCGGGGAGCTGCCCAGAGTGTTCGACCGCTTCTACAGAGTAGATGAGGCAAGAGGCCACCAGGGCGGAGGAGCAGGGCTGGGGTTGTCACTCGCTGCGGAAATTGCCGAAGCCATTGGAGCCAAGCTGTCCATGGAGAGTGTGGAAGGCGCCGGAACATCGGTTATGATCCGAATTGCGGCTGAGAGCAGGGGAAGACAATGA
- a CDS encoding PepSY domain-containing protein, with the protein MKIKKPESKKFIYKAVIIIAAVLLLSIAAFKIFTNESAQLLTKEQAKQAVLKEYSGSLENLTLQSGNYVAELKTGQGLYELELDGATGEIVSIVLLEPAASAEVRPTPLPSSAPPAGGSALPSPSPTAPRAVSEDEAVKLALQEVPGEPDDVDTEINESGAFYLVEVNTTDGREAVVQVDAISGNIMSVAWEEPDEDHP; encoded by the coding sequence ATGAAAATAAAGAAACCTGAGAGCAAAAAATTCATATACAAAGCCGTCATTATTATTGCTGCCGTGCTGCTTCTGTCCATTGCTGCGTTTAAAATATTCACAAATGAATCCGCACAGCTGTTGACGAAAGAGCAGGCGAAGCAGGCTGTGCTGAAAGAGTATTCCGGCAGCTTAGAGAACCTGACCCTGCAATCCGGGAACTATGTAGCGGAGCTGAAAACCGGCCAGGGTCTCTATGAGCTGGAGCTGGATGGGGCAACAGGTGAGATTGTTTCCATTGTCCTGCTGGAGCCAGCCGCTTCCGCAGAGGTCCGGCCCACACCATTGCCTTCTTCGGCCCCTCCGGCAGGCGGCAGCGCCCTGCCATCCCCTTCACCGACTGCTCCGCGTGCAGTGTCAGAAGACGAGGCAGTCAAGCTGGCGCTGCAGGAGGTGCCGGGAGAACCGGATGATGTGGATACCGAAATTAACGAATCAGGCGCCTTTTATCTGGTGGAAGTTAATACAACGGATGGGCGTGAAGCGGTGGTCCAGGTGGACGCGATCTCCGGAAACATTATGTCCGTGGCTTGGGAAGAACCGGATGAGGATCATCCTTAA
- a CDS encoding PepSY domain-containing protein: protein MMKMKLWSSVAAAAILFGGAYSISEVQGASAGSTASQSQSKTLIGVDKAEAYALKSAQGRVESIDLKERISGSYYEVEIRHNNQEIDVRVDAYTGKILSVRKETDDDDDDDNYAAATSQSGTMISAAKAAEAASASAKGTVTEIDLDGDNGSFVYEVEIRNGKVTTEVGVDAYTAKVLYTDVDSDDDED, encoded by the coding sequence ATGATGAAGATGAAATTATGGAGCAGTGTAGCGGCGGCAGCCATTCTGTTCGGGGGTGCATACAGCATCAGCGAGGTTCAGGGTGCTTCCGCAGGATCAACTGCTTCACAAAGTCAAAGCAAGACACTGATTGGCGTGGACAAGGCAGAGGCGTATGCGCTGAAGTCAGCACAGGGCCGAGTAGAGAGCATTGATCTGAAGGAGAGAATCAGCGGTTCGTATTACGAGGTTGAGATCCGTCATAACAACCAGGAAATTGACGTTCGGGTTGATGCCTACACAGGTAAAATCTTAAGCGTGCGCAAAGAAACCGATGACGATGACGATGATGACAACTACGCAGCAGCCACATCACAAAGCGGAACGATGATCAGCGCAGCTAAAGCGGCAGAAGCGGCCTCCGCCTCCGCAAAGGGTACAGTTACTGAAATTGACCTTGATGGGGACAATGGAAGTTTCGTATATGAAGTGGAGATCAGAAACGGCAAAGTGACGACCGAAGTGGGAGTCGATGCCTATACTGCGAAGGTTCTGTATACGGATGTAGATTCTGATGACGATGAGGATTGA
- a CDS encoding MerR family transcriptional regulator, with product MEYTVQKLGALAGISTRTLRYYDEVGILKPARINSSGYRIYGQAEVDRLQQILFYRELGLSLEGIKEIVTAPSFDGTRALREHHDQLLQRREQLDQLIANVEKTLAQSEGRITMSNEEKFAGFKQKLIDDNERTYGQEARSKYGEEAVEKSNRKLKNMTEEQYAAIQLLEADMFAALEQAMEEGDSASELAQQAAELHRQWLTFYWDTYTKEAHAHVAQMYVDDERFTAYYDKRRPGLAEFLRDTVHVYTGTTQ from the coding sequence ATGGAATACACGGTGCAGAAGCTGGGAGCTTTGGCGGGCATCAGTACGCGGACATTGCGCTATTACGATGAGGTTGGCATTCTCAAGCCGGCGAGAATCAACTCCTCGGGATACCGCATCTACGGCCAGGCCGAGGTCGACCGGCTGCAGCAGATTCTTTTTTACCGGGAACTGGGCTTAAGCCTCGAAGGAATCAAAGAAATCGTGACCGCACCGTCCTTTGACGGCACCCGGGCACTGCGGGAGCACCATGACCAGCTGCTTCAGCGGAGAGAGCAATTGGATCAATTAATCGCAAACGTCGAAAAAACACTGGCCCAAAGTGAAGGGAGAATAACCATGAGCAATGAAGAGAAATTTGCAGGCTTTAAGCAAAAGCTGATTGACGATAATGAGCGTACGTACGGACAGGAAGCCCGCAGCAAATACGGGGAGGAAGCTGTAGAGAAGTCTAACCGCAAGCTGAAAAATATGACCGAAGAGCAGTATGCCGCCATCCAGCTGCTTGAAGCAGACATGTTCGCAGCCCTTGAGCAGGCGATGGAGGAAGGCGATTCCGCCAGCGAGCTGGCGCAGCAAGCCGCTGAGCTGCACCGCCAGTGGCTCACCTTCTACTGGGACACTTATACTAAAGAAGCTCACGCCCACGTAGCACAAATGTATGTGGATGACGAACGCTTTACCGCCTATTATGACAAGCGCCGTCCGGGTCTGGCCGAGTTCCTGAGAGATACTGTGCACGTCTATACAGGTACAACGCAGTAG
- a CDS encoding 3'-5' exonuclease — MDYIILDIEFNGRKFASEHPMEVIEIGAVRLDASLQVKDEFSALIKPIYFSTLNSFIKKKTGIPQEDIDVADRFPKVITAFRAWLDQSSDGVLLLTWGGEDMKRIIQDIRMHKMDDSYWMAATYFDLLKGVLRARGLSNDISVEGAMTLFELEPSGSAHRALDDAKMTAEIFRAVFNDLDFERSQHYKDTFSNARERKTVKIAIKAMISQKIVPTWELVAEHYFPGEDALADPRKLAELREYFTAQVGKK, encoded by the coding sequence GTGGATTATATTATTCTGGACATCGAATTCAACGGCCGCAAATTTGCCAGCGAGCATCCTATGGAGGTCATTGAGATTGGAGCCGTCCGGTTAGACGCTTCATTGCAAGTTAAGGATGAGTTCTCAGCCTTAATTAAACCTATATACTTCTCCACCCTGAATTCGTTCATTAAGAAAAAAACCGGCATTCCCCAAGAGGATATCGACGTCGCCGACCGTTTCCCCAAGGTCATTACCGCCTTTAGAGCCTGGCTGGATCAGAGCAGTGACGGAGTGCTGCTTCTGACCTGGGGCGGCGAGGATATGAAGCGGATCATTCAGGACATCCGGATGCACAAAATGGATGATTCCTACTGGATGGCTGCAACCTATTTTGATCTCTTGAAGGGCGTGCTTCGTGCCCGCGGCCTTAGCAATGATATCAGCGTCGAAGGTGCGATGACCCTGTTCGAGCTTGAGCCTTCCGGTTCCGCTCACCGGGCGCTGGACGATGCCAAGATGACCGCGGAGATTTTCCGCGCTGTCTTTAACGACCTGGATTTTGAGCGGTCCCAGCATTACAAGGACACCTTCTCCAACGCCAGAGAACGCAAGACGGTCAAGATCGCCATCAAGGCAATGATCTCCCAAAAAATCGTTCCCACCTGGGAACTGGTCGCCGAACATTACTTCCCGGGTGAAGATGCGCTGGCGGATCCCCGGAAGCTGGCAGAGCTGCGGGAATATTTCACGGCACAGGTCGGCAAGAAATAA